A single region of the Chiroxiphia lanceolata isolate bChiLan1 chromosome 20, bChiLan1.pri, whole genome shotgun sequence genome encodes:
- the PIGW gene encoding phosphatidylinositol-glycan biosynthesis class W protein gives MSQKQLKEAFISNLNGTSLLEISVGLSLPPLCLLCRGLLLILYHLHYGKPVSSRKHSLLLDFLVLVSPLLFSCTVLSPVLFFVPVLLAAFCAGIFSKICSQRKQETRVPLGQIVKEFQQTCLDPEYIPAVTVFRVYVNVLTAISILAVDFPQYPRRYAKAETYGTGVMDLGVGAFIFGNALVCPEVRQKPHVTQPKFSNLARQLFSVWPLVSLGVGRLLSVKSVDYHEHTSEYGVHWNFFFTLASVRLAASLLLAIFPKNKSWIVALALAALHQLILNTTSLKTFLLHGSSGRDSRVGFLDANREGLLSLIGYLATYLASVQVGLWLLQCRSSVKGWLGALRVLALTVVVLFVSLHVSQAHADPVSRRMANLSFCLWVIAHSLMLFVFFVATDLTLVFTKLLVKGSSVPCSWSVGKPPNSNKKLGTAAAPVGREGELPHPCLISAINKNQLLFFLLANVMTGAVNILVDTIHSKAAFALCILHLYMFVNCLIMSILHAKNIALKFW, from the coding sequence atgtcccaaaaacagctgaaagaagCCTTTATCAGCAACCTGAACGGAACTAGTTTGCTGGAAATTTCCGTGGGCTTGTCCCTGCCTCCcctgtgcctgctctgcagagggctCCTCCTGATTCTGTACCACCTGCACTATGGAAAACCTGTAAGTTCAAGGAAACACAGCCTGCTGCTGGACTTCCTGGTGCTGGTATCTCCTCTGCTGTTCTCCTGCACGGTCTTGTCTCCAGTCCTCTTTTTCGTGCCAGTTCTCCTCGCCGCCTTCTGCGCCggaatattttccaaaatatgcAGCCAGAGAAAACAGGAGACCAGAGTGCCCTTGGGGCAAATTGTAAAAGAGTTCCAGCAGACATGCTTGGATCCCGAATACATTCCAGCAGTAACCGTGTTCCGTGTCTATGTCAACGTGCTGACAGCCATCAGCATTTTGGCCGTGGATTTCCCGCAGTACCCCAGGCGATACGCCAAAGCCGAGACCTACGGCACGGGAGTGATGGACCTGGGGGTCGGAGCTTTCATCTTTGGCAACGCTCTCGTTTGTCCTGAGGTGCGACAGAAGCCTCATGTGACACAGCCCAAGTTTTCCAACCTGGCCAGGCAGCTCTTTTCCGTTTGGCCCTTGGTTTCCCTCGGCGTGGGGCGACTGCTGAGTGTTAAATCCGTAGATTACCACGAACACACGTCGGAGTACGGAGTGCACTGGAATTTCTTCTTTACCTTGGCTTCTGTGAGACTTGCAGCATCTCTACTTTTAGCCATATTTCCTAAAAATAAGTCTTGGATCGTGGCTCTAGCTCTGGCTGCACTTCATCAGCTCATTCTCAACACTACCTCTCTGAAGACGTTTCTGCTGCACGGGAGCAGcggcagggacagcagggttGGATTTCTGGATGCCAACAGGGAGGGGCTGCTCTCTCTCATTGGGTATCTGGCCACCTACCTGGCGAGTGTCCAGgtggggctgtggctgctgcagtgcaggagctCAGTGAAGGGCTGGCTCGGGGCACTGCGGGTCCTGGCCCTGACAGTCGTGGTGCTGTTCGTGTCCCTCCACGTGTCCCAGGCGCACGCGGACCCCGTGTCCCGCCGGATGGCCAACCTCTCCTTCTGCCTGTGGGTCATCGCCCACTCCCTGATGTTATTTGTCTTCTTTGTAGCCACTGATCTCACCTTGGTGTTCACAAAGCTGCTGGTGAAGGGCTCCAGCgtgccctgcagctggagcGTTGGGAAGCCCCCGAATTCCAACAAAAAGCTCGGAACAGCGGCCGCGCcggtgggaagggaaggcgAGCTGCCACACCCCTGCCTGATCAGTGCCATTAACAAAAACcagctgctctttttcttgctgGCAAATGTCATGACCGGTGCTGTGAATATCCTGGTAGATACAATCCACAGCAAGGCTGCCTTTGCACTGTGCATATTGCACTTGTATATGTTTGTTAACTGTTTAATTATGTCTATATTGCACGCCAAAAATATAGCATTAAAGTTTTGGTGA